ATGCAACTAAAATGTACGCTTGTTGAACAATCATACTTATTAATGTATCATAGATTAATGGATATGTACTGCAAGACCACAGCAGAGCTGTATCTTGACTTATTGAATAGATGCCCCGATATTCAAGAGTACATTACGTTAAAGGAGATTGCTTCTTTCTTGCAAGTCACACCGGAAACAATCAGTCGCATACGCCGTGGACTGAATAAATAGCTTACGATAATGAATGATTTTAATACATATCTCAACAATTTGGACTATTCCCATGTAAAAGATTTATTTGCGAGAAAAGGGATATTGCGTACTTACCATAAGAAAGATTTCTTTATCCGGCAAAATGAGGTGGAACGTTTTGCTGGATGGGTAAAACATGGCACATTTCAATATACGCATATTGACGAAGAAGGAGAAGAACACATTGTAGGATATGCTTTTACCGATGAATTTGTATGTGACTATTCTTCTTTTATGAAAAGTTGTCTGTCAGCAGTGAGCATTCAAGCGTTAACAGACTGTTCTGTTTATGAAATATCACGCCATGATATTATAGAATGTTGGGAAACGAATATGGAAACTCAACGATTAGGAAGATATGTAGCTGAAAATCTATATGAAATGGTGTATGAACGATTGCTCGATTCGTATTGTACACCTGAAATACGATATCAAAGACTAATGAAACGTTGTCCTGACCTTAAAGATACTATACCCTTGAAAAGTATAGTTTCTTTCTTAGGGGTTACTCCTGAAACAGTTAGTCGCATACGCCGCAAACTGGAGAAATAGCCAATCTTTTAACATCCATTATACCGGGGTCTTGACAATTGTCAAGACCTTTTTTCTTTATTCTTCCGTATTTTGCATTCATGATTTAATAACATTGATATGATACGTAAATTAACACAAGAAGAATATAATAATGCGGCTGATTTGTCCTATCAAGTATATATGGAATGTGGCAGGAATGATTTCACCCAAGAAGGTATTGAAACCTTTAAAAGTTTCGTGTATGACACATCGTTGATGAATACACTTGACATATATGGTGCTTTTGACAATCATTTATTGATAGGAATAATCGGTGTACATCAAGAAAGGCAACATATATCCCTCTTCTTTGTCTTGCCACACTATCATCAGCAAGGAATAGGGAAATCGCTATTTGATTATATGATGAGCAATTGTAATTTCACTTATATAACAGACCTGTTGGTTGAATTAAATTAGAGAATATTTTATCTGCCCAATCGGACGATGATTAACGAAATTGACATATTGCATGAACGTCATTGCAGCGATTTTGCCTGCCATTCGGGTGAAAAGACCGCAGGATTGCTTTGCGTAGTTTCGTATCATCATAAGATTGTCGTTGAGTTGAGAAAATATCGTTTCGATACGTTTACGGAACCTCTTGTATGCCCATGTGGGCGGACGCCAGTTTTTCTGATTAAGCCGATATGGAACTTCAAGAGTGATATTTGCTGCCTCAAAGAGATTCTTCTGAATCTCAGCACTGAGATAGCCTTTGTCTCCAAGCATCATGCAATCATGATATTCCCAGCGTACGTCCTTGAGATAATGAAGGTCATGGACGCTTGCGGCAGTCATGTCAAAGGAATGGATAACACCACGTATTCCGCAGACTGCATGGAGCTTATATCCATAGTAATGCAAGCCTTGCGAAGCGCAGTATCCCCAGTCAGGAGCCGCATCGGGATTGTCTTGTCCCATGGTGCATCGTTTCGCCCGTGCGTTCTGGCATACCTTTACAGGTTTGGAATCAATGCAGAACACATCTTCGGATCCATCAATGGCTCCGGCTACATCCTTGCGGATTTCTTCTGCAAGTCGTGCTGTAAACTTACGTCGGGCATTGAACTGTCTCCGACTGATCAGGTTTGGAAAATCCTCCTTACACTCATTATGCAATCGATGAAAAAGAAGATTCTCGCTGTCGAATCCGAAGGCTTCGGCGGTTATGCCGAGAGCAATTACTTCGAGGTCCGAGAACTTGGGGACAACGCCACATCTTGGGACGTTTCCGAGTTCATTAACACGATTTCCAGCGAAATCCTTGCATATTCCGAGGATTCTGACGAAATTTGCTATGAAGTTGCGCATAAGCAGTGCAATAGTACTTAGTAGTTTGGTCACCACTAATTTACTAATAATCTGTGAATTGTGCAACTTTTTCATTTGTAGATATTTAAAACTTTAATTCAACCAACGAGTATAACAGTTAATTCTTCAACCTATGCAGAAACTTTTTATACATCTTTAGGCTTCAAAAAAGTGGGTGAAAAAGAGATTAATAAAGGTATTGTTAGTATCCCTATGAAGAGAAATATATAATTATTGTCAATCACTTAAAATAGAGATAAGATGAAAAAGAAAATTACTTTATGTATGGTGCTTTCCACATTCATTATTTGCGCCATGTTATGTCTGACAAATTGTAGTAACGATGATGCCCCTACTTCTGTCTTCACCCCCGAAGCCTATAATCCCAATAAGATGGTGTGGACGTTGAAGAAGATGTATTAACGGATAAGGCTTAAATGAAGTGTGGATGCGACTAATCAGATAATTTCAAACGTTTGGAAAACAGCAATATTTTTGTTGTTTTTTTTATTTCTCGCCCGTCCAGTCAATGCACAAGTACAAAACGGGTGGACTCCAAACGATTCTGTCCGATTGGCTAAAATGCTGAAAGGAGAAATGCCTATCCATATTGATGATGCTTTTAAAAGGGAATTAGAACAGTCTATTATTGGTCATTCGCCAAAAGACGATAATAGATACTGGGATGATTTTAGGTTAGATATTGATTTTAAAGAAGATTTTCCGAATGTAGCAAATATTGGGTGCGCCACAACGTTTCACAATAAATTAAATCATAACAATAATCTATTGAATGGAAATCTAAAATGCAAAAGCCTTATGTTCAATAGTCGGATAGATAAAAATCTACCTCTTATAAAGATTCAACAAAATACAAATATGGCTATTCCTTTAAATAAGAAACTATATTTTAGTGTATATGGAAACTATACACTGGATAAAAAACGGAGTGTGATACTTCCTGCAACTTCTATCCCTTATCAGATAGGAGCAGGATTTTCATATGAGATAGGCAAATATGTCACTATTAAATCCCAAACGAACTACCAATATAACATAATACAAAGAAGATGGGAATGGTTCTTTGGTGCAGGAGTTTCTTTTACCTTTTAATAGTTTTGTAATCAATAAACTGAATTCGTATGATGCGATTAAATAAAATAATAACATTGACATTTTTCTACCTATTTTTAGGTTGCTATCAAACAGTCGCTTGGGGGCAAACGATTAACGGAAAAATAATAGATGACAAACAACTACCTATAGACGGTGCGACTATTATTTTGCAAGCAATGGATTCGACCTATATAGGCGCATCCATTTCCAATTCCGACGGCATATTCGTTTTTAAAAGCCAACAGAAAGAATACCGCTTGATAATACAACACCTTTTATATGAGACTAAACAAATGGTAGGTAAGGGAAATAATGCTGGAACTATTCAACTTCAACCTCAAGACTATGCTTTGGATGAAGTTATTATAAAAGCAGAACATCCTTTTGCAAAAGTAGAGAATGGACTTTTAGGATATAATCTTGCTGTTCTTACCCAAAATCAACTCGTAAACAATGCTTATGAAGCATTGACAAAGATACCGGGAGTACAAGAAGATAGAGGAATACTAACTTTGGCTGGAGCAGGAAAACTGACTGTTATTTTAAATGGTAAACCTACAACAATGGATGCCGGACAACTTGAAACAATTCTGCGCAATACTCCGGTTAGTCGTATAGAAAAAGCAGAAGTAATGTACAGTGCGCCTCCTGAATATCATGTACGGGGTGCAGCTATTAATATGGTTTTAAAACATTCAAACGACTACTCTTTTCAGGGGGAGATAAGTGCTAACTATAAAAACCAATATTTCAATGATGGAGGAATGAATGGAAACTTTCGTTTATCAACTCCCAAAATGGCTTTTGATGTAATGTACGGAGCAAATAACGTAAAAAAGATGGAGTACATAGACCTTGATTCCAAACATACACAAAAAGGTGAACTACATAATATCATACAAAATGAACAGTTGCGTAGCAAGTACTGGAAACACGACCTTAGAGCAGCTTTTGAGTATAACTTCAACAACAAAAACAATATCAATATAGCATACACAGGTAGTTATACCCCCGACCAGTATAATAATAGCCGGACATCAGGCAATTACCAAACCAGCAATGTCGATAAATATATTGACAATCAAATGCGCAATATTACATTGCAATATCATTCAGGCTTCGGACTTGACATAGGTGGTGATTATACATATTATACTTCTAATAATGCCCAAAGACTATATGCTGATTATCAAGATGGAAGTCAGAGTAGTTTCTCTATGGTTGGTGGACAAAAAATAGACCGCTACTCTATCTATGCAGACCAGAAACAATCTCTATCAAAAGGATGGAATCTGGGTTATGGAATTTCCTATCGATTTGCCAAAGATCTTGATTTTCAAACTTATGATAAAGTGACAGGTAACATTCAAACTCAAAATACATATTCCAATCTAAGAGAACAAACTACCAGCTTTTATGTATCATTGAGCAAAAACTATACAACAGGTACATCTTTATCCGTTTCTGCTACGGGAGAATATTATACTATTGGAAATTATCATAAATGGGCAGTTTATCCACAAGCATCGTTGACTTATTTTAAAACACCGAAACATGTGTTTCAACTTTCATTATCTACGGACAAAACTTATCCAAGCTATTGGGATATGCAATCTTCCGTCAGCTATCTTAATGGATATACAGAATTATGGGGAACACCGAATTTGAAGCCAATGACGAATTATAATCTGAATGGAAGCTATATTTTTTTGAATAAGTATATTCTTAGCCTGTTTTTCACGCATACATCAGATTATTTCACACAAGCTGCCTATCAATCTACTGACAGGCTGGCACTAATCTATAAAAACACAAATTGGAACTATATGCAGGTGTGGGGAGCAAATATCATATTACCCTTTAAAGTAGGAAACTGGCTGGATTCCCGATTAACCTTAGTCGGTATGCAAATGCACCAACGCTGTGATGATTTTTTCGACATCCCTTTCAATCGTAAGAAATGGGTATTTAGCGGCACACTGGATAATACATTTAAAGTAAATAAGAATTTGTCTTTCGAGTTAATGGGAAATGTACAGACCCCCGTCATACAAGGGACATTTGATATAGAATCTATTTTTAATCTCACTGCCGGATTGCGATGGAATTTCGCAAATGATAAATTGAGTTTATCTGTCCGTTGCTATGACATATTTGATACAGGGATGCCTGCAACAAAAGTCCGTTTCAAAGGGCAAAACTTGAATATGGATAGCGGATTTTATTCACGAGCATTTACTCTGCATTTCAGTTATCGCTTTGGTGGATATAAGAAAAAGGAGATAAAAGGAGTAGATACATCAAGATTTAGATACTAATTCAAAAATGATATGAGAACATTGTTACTAATTCTGAGTGTTTTATGTTTTGGTTCATGCAAAACATCATTGATTACCTATCGAAATGGATATATATTTGACAAGCAAGGTGAAACGATTGGTAATTATACTAACGGGTATATTTATAGTTCAAAGAGAATACTTAAAGGATATTATTCCAATGGGTATATTTATGATGATAATCACAATATTGTAGGAAATTATGCAAATGGATATGTAAAAATGAAAAACAAAGATGATTAATAATATAATTTCAACACTACATGGAAAGTGTATTACAACAGAGATTTTTCCGTTTATTATCGGAATACTCGCAGTATGAAGTTTCTGAATTAGAGTTAACAGAAGCCATTGAAGAATTGGCTATCCATTTAGCAGATTCCAGTATGAACGAGCAGGATTACAACGTTTTACTGCGTTATTTTTCCTTTGGTTTACACCGTCTTAAATCGTATCGTGTACGGTTTGAGCAAGAAAAAAATGCCCTATCTGCATCTAATTGATGAAGCGATAGGGCTTTTAAACACTGAAATACGCCTTATTGAATGGCGCATCAAGTACCCGAACCAACTACAGCAATGTATTAATAAACAAATCATTTCTCCTCTTTTTCTTGCAGACAAAACAACTCTTATCAACATCATGGAAATGGTAAGCGGTCTGTTCCTCTCCAAAGACATCGTATATAAGAACGGAAAGCCTGCCTATTTGGTGGATTTATCTAAAGGCTTTGAATGGTTGTTCAATATCAAGATAGGCGACTATTACCAAAAACATGAGGACGTGATAAAACGGAAGCCGGGCAAACTGACCGAATTTCTTAATGGACTGGCAGACCTAATCAAAAAGGAACATGACAAGAAAGGATATAGATAATCAGCAACTTATGGTTTATTTATAGGGGATTCCATTAGTTCCCCTATAATTTCTTTGCATCCATTTTTAGAACTTTGCTTCATCAATCGATTGACAAATAAGAATGTATAACCTGAAACATGAAGCAATTATGTATATAGAGAATGACGAATTTGGTGAATGGATGCAGAAGCTGTATGCCAAACTGGAAGAACTCTGCAAAGATGTACGGGTACTACGCAATGCAGACAGGGTACTGCCCGAAGATGACAACCTATTGGATAATCAGGACTTGTGCCTGCTGTTCAAAGTAAGTATCAAAACCCTGCAACGCTACCGGGCTCTCGGTGCGCTGCCATACTTCACTATCAACGGAAAAGTGTATTACAAGGCTTCCGATGTACGGGAGTTCATCAAAGAAAGGTTCAGTATTACCACGCTACGCCAGTTCGAGAAAGAACACTGCACGAAGAAAAAGAAGTAAATCTAAAAAGCCGGAACGGTGAATGTACTTCATCATTTGTTCCGGCTTTCCCTGCTTATGGCTTGCCCAACTTATCGGCTTCTTTCTTTAGCTGTTCGGCTTGCTCGTTCAACAGCCTTGCACGTTCCAACGCTTCCGCCTGCTTTTGGATGCGGTATTCAAAATCCATCACTGAATCGGTCAGACTTCGGATAAAACCGTTATCCCGTTGCCACTTGAACTTGTTTTCCAGCATATCAAAAGTTTCCCCTTCTGCCTGTCCTTGCATCAGCAAATAGCGGTATTTCATATCGTTGTCCTGCAACTGCTGCATACGTTCAGCTAAACGGACATTTAAGAATATGGAAGCGGAACAGATAACCAGCACAGCCGAAAAAAGAAACAATTCCGGACGAATCCAAGAAGCGACTTTGTTGTAAATCCGTTGATAGAGCGGTAAGGGTGCAGCTTCCTCTTTATCCGTCTTGCAAGAACCCAAAGCATCAATCATTACCTTGAAACAACGATAAGTTTCCAATGCTATTTTCTTGGTGTCCTCGATATGTTTCTGCTGACCTTGCATCCCGTTTCTTATGTCGTCAAGTTGGCTTCGAATAGCCTGCAAATCTTTTTCGAGAATAGCTGGGTTGCTGTGCAATTCTGACAATGCCTGTTCGATTGCGTTCAGTCTTTCGAGAGTTTCCTCCCGACTGGCTGGCGTTACCTGTGCTTCCTGCTTCTCTTTCAGTTCTGTAACCATTGAGAGAAGCCCCTCTAAAATCAAATTTTCCTCCATACTCTTATAACTTTAGTTGTTTTTTCTTTTTTTTCTTCTTCTTTCTCAAAAAGGAATCATCGGGCATTTCATCAGCCGGGGCTGACAAACCGGAAAACAGACTGCCTAAACCTGCAATAAAAGAATTATCCGCTTTGTCGGATACTGATACCGATTTCTGAATAGGTGCGGTAATCGTCTGCTTATTGCTTCCGACTGTCGTCTGCCCTACATTCCCAAAACATTTATCCAGTTTGGAAAAACTGAAATTACGGTCTATTTCC
The Bacteroides caecimuris DNA segment above includes these coding regions:
- a CDS encoding RteC domain-containing protein, whose translation is MYGLSKKKMPYLHLIDEAIGLLNTEIRLIEWRIKYPNQLQQCINKQIISPLFLADKTTLINIMEMVSGLFLSKDIVYKNGKPAYLVDLSKGFEWLFNIKIGDYYQKHEDVIKRKPGKLTEFLNGLADLIKKEHDKKGYR
- a CDS encoding outer membrane beta-barrel family protein — protein: MMRLNKIITLTFFYLFLGCYQTVAWGQTINGKIIDDKQLPIDGATIILQAMDSTYIGASISNSDGIFVFKSQQKEYRLIIQHLLYETKQMVGKGNNAGTIQLQPQDYALDEVIIKAEHPFAKVENGLLGYNLAVLTQNQLVNNAYEALTKIPGVQEDRGILTLAGAGKLTVILNGKPTTMDAGQLETILRNTPVSRIEKAEVMYSAPPEYHVRGAAINMVLKHSNDYSFQGEISANYKNQYFNDGGMNGNFRLSTPKMAFDVMYGANNVKKMEYIDLDSKHTQKGELHNIIQNEQLRSKYWKHDLRAAFEYNFNNKNNINIAYTGSYTPDQYNNSRTSGNYQTSNVDKYIDNQMRNITLQYHSGFGLDIGGDYTYYTSNNAQRLYADYQDGSQSSFSMVGGQKIDRYSIYADQKQSLSKGWNLGYGISYRFAKDLDFQTYDKVTGNIQTQNTYSNLREQTTSFYVSLSKNYTTGTSLSVSATGEYYTIGNYHKWAVYPQASLTYFKTPKHVFQLSLSTDKTYPSYWDMQSSVSYLNGYTELWGTPNLKPMTNYNLNGSYIFLNKYILSLFFTHTSDYFTQAAYQSTDRLALIYKNTNWNYMQVWGANIILPFKVGNWLDSRLTLVGMQMHQRCDDFFDIPFNRKKWVFSGTLDNTFKVNKNLSFELMGNVQTPVIQGTFDIESIFNLTAGLRWNFANDKLSLSVRCYDIFDTGMPATKVRFKGQNLNMDSGFYSRAFTLHFSYRFGGYKKKEIKGVDTSRFRY
- a CDS encoding helix-turn-helix domain-containing protein, which gives rise to MYIENDEFGEWMQKLYAKLEELCKDVRVLRNADRVLPEDDNLLDNQDLCLLFKVSIKTLQRYRALGALPYFTINGKVYYKASDVREFIKERFSITTLRQFEKEHCTKKKK
- a CDS encoding Crp/Fnr family transcriptional regulator — translated: MNDFNTYLNNLDYSHVKDLFARKGILRTYHKKDFFIRQNEVERFAGWVKHGTFQYTHIDEEGEEHIVGYAFTDEFVCDYSSFMKSCLSAVSIQALTDCSVYEISRHDIIECWETNMETQRLGRYVAENLYEMVYERLLDSYCTPEIRYQRLMKRCPDLKDTIPLKSIVSFLGVTPETVSRIRRKLEK
- a CDS encoding IS982 family transposase, giving the protein MKKLHNSQIISKLVVTKLLSTIALLMRNFIANFVRILGICKDFAGNRVNELGNVPRCGVVPKFSDLEVIALGITAEAFGFDSENLLFHRLHNECKEDFPNLISRRQFNARRKFTARLAEEIRKDVAGAIDGSEDVFCIDSKPVKVCQNARAKRCTMGQDNPDAAPDWGYCASQGLHYYGYKLHAVCGIRGVIHSFDMTAASVHDLHYLKDVRWEYHDCMMLGDKGYLSAEIQKNLFEAANITLEVPYRLNQKNWRPPTWAYKRFRKRIETIFSQLNDNLMMIRNYAKQSCGLFTRMAGKIAAMTFMQYVNFVNHRPIGQIKYSLI